One Dokdonia sp. Dokd-P16 genomic window carries:
- a CDS encoding CBS domain-containing protein yields MAIKSFMGKRAKDTKSSATDIKVSDYMSRKLITFSPDQSVLEVMNNLIKHKISGGPVVNGNNELLGIISEGDCMKQISESRYYNMPMDNMKVSNHMVTNVDTIDGNMNVFDAANKFLESKHRRFPIVENGKLVGQISQKDVLKAALALNGQTWK; encoded by the coding sequence ATGGCAATTAAAAGTTTTATGGGTAAGCGCGCAAAGGACACCAAAAGCAGCGCTACAGACATTAAGGTAAGTGATTACATGAGCCGAAAGCTCATTACTTTTTCTCCTGATCAATCGGTGCTAGAAGTGATGAATAACTTAATTAAACACAAGATTTCTGGTGGTCCCGTGGTTAATGGAAATAACGAACTACTGGGTATTATCTCTGAAGGTGACTGTATGAAGCAAATTTCTGAAAGCCGCTACTACAATATGCCTATGGATAATATGAAGGTGTCTAATCACATGGTGACTAATGTGGATACGATAGATGGTAATATGAATGTTTTTGATGCGGCAAATAAATTTTTAGAGTCAAAACACAGGCGTTTCCCTATTGTAGAAAACGGCAAGCTTGTAGGGCAGATAAGCCAGAAGGATGTTCTTAAAGCTGCGCTAGCACTCAACGGTCAAACTTGGAAATAA
- a CDS encoding M28 family peptidase: MPKTISDKETPLTEFSTARALSHLKVISAKPHFVGTAAHTEVQQYIVQELRKLGLEPQVQEGFVNEEWNGYSNLTKPQNIIARIKGSGDGKALLLMSHYDSAPHSASHGASDAGSGVVTILESIRAYLASGVTPVNDIIICITDAEEIGLDGAQLFVDEHPWAKNVGLALNFEARGSGGPSNMIVETNHGNKNLINGFMEAGVEYPVGTSLMYSIYKMLPNDTDSTVLREDGDIDGFFFAFIDDHFDYHTVNDTFENLDRKTLEHQGTYLMPLLTHFASADLTNIKSDEDYVYFDAAVANFVAYPFSWIWPMLAIAIVLFIVLLVYGFKKEQLRRKYVARGFSTFFLTLILGGGLFYLLWELLKYIYPTYEDMLPVFIYNGHWYIIAFALLGFSLCMGMYHRLTVAQNTASNMVAPLAMWLIINILVAVYLKGAAFFIIPVYFGLIAFYVLIAQRKPSVLLLVLLCAPAIFLLAPLVQFFPVGLGPDMLYASVIFLILLFGLVLPVFGLYRNKKFLAYLSLLGALICFGIAHMNSDAAVDRQAPNSLIYYQNTDTNRAYWATYNKSLDDWTKGYLGENPEQAAMYIGNAAGSKYNTPYTYAKETAVIDLPESTVQLDKDTLVDGLRYMTLTVTPNRTVHQMRMYTAIETPLQHISWNGVAVNADSTETLYKKRGSKGILSYYRGKNDKLEFTFAVPEGVSPKFTLKEFSYDLLENPKFTVSARPNTTMPKPFVPNDAIIVERTIDIAEYAFAKAKKDSINAGVK; this comes from the coding sequence ATGCCTAAGACAATAAGTGACAAAGAAACTCCGCTTACAGAATTTTCTACCGCAAGGGCATTATCACATTTAAAAGTAATCTCGGCAAAGCCGCATTTTGTGGGTACAGCGGCACATACAGAAGTGCAGCAATATATAGTACAAGAACTTCGCAAGCTTGGTCTAGAGCCGCAAGTGCAAGAAGGCTTTGTAAATGAGGAATGGAATGGATACAGTAATCTTACAAAGCCTCAAAATATCATAGCTCGTATAAAAGGAAGTGGCGATGGTAAAGCGTTATTACTTATGTCACATTATGATAGTGCACCGCATAGCGCATCTCATGGCGCTAGTGACGCAGGTTCTGGTGTGGTAACCATACTAGAAAGTATACGAGCATACCTTGCTAGCGGAGTCACTCCTGTAAATGATATCATAATTTGCATCACAGACGCCGAAGAAATTGGCCTAGATGGCGCTCAGCTTTTTGTAGATGAACACCCATGGGCAAAAAACGTGGGACTTGCCCTCAACTTTGAAGCACGTGGTAGTGGTGGTCCTTCTAATATGATTGTAGAGACTAATCATGGTAATAAAAATCTCATTAATGGATTTATGGAAGCAGGAGTGGAGTACCCAGTAGGGACTTCATTAATGTATAGTATTTACAAAATGTTGCCTAATGATACGGACTCGACTGTTTTGAGAGAAGATGGCGATATCGACGGTTTTTTCTTTGCATTTATAGATGATCATTTTGACTATCATACGGTAAATGACACTTTTGAAAACTTGGATCGCAAGACACTAGAGCACCAAGGAACCTATCTAATGCCTTTGCTCACACATTTTGCATCTGCAGATCTCACCAACATAAAGTCAGATGAAGATTACGTGTACTTTGATGCCGCTGTGGCCAACTTTGTTGCATATCCATTTTCATGGATCTGGCCTATGCTAGCAATTGCGATTGTCCTGTTTATAGTATTACTAGTTTATGGATTTAAAAAGGAACAATTGAGGAGAAAATATGTTGCTAGAGGTTTCAGCACTTTCTTCCTTACATTAATCTTAGGAGGAGGGCTTTTTTACCTCTTGTGGGAGTTATTAAAGTATATATATCCTACGTATGAAGACATGCTGCCCGTTTTTATCTATAATGGTCACTGGTATATTATTGCCTTTGCGTTACTAGGCTTTAGTTTATGCATGGGTATGTATCATAGGCTTACCGTGGCACAAAACACGGCAAGTAATATGGTAGCTCCACTTGCGATGTGGCTCATCATTAATATACTTGTTGCCGTTTATTTAAAAGGTGCTGCCTTTTTTATCATTCCTGTATATTTTGGGTTAATTGCTTTCTATGTGCTTATAGCGCAACGTAAGCCTAGTGTGCTGTTACTTGTCTTACTGTGTGCTCCAGCTATATTTTTATTAGCCCCGTTAGTGCAATTCTTTCCTGTAGGTTTAGGACCAGATATGCTCTATGCGAGTGTTATCTTTTTAATACTCCTTTTTGGATTAGTATTGCCAGTATTTGGCTTATATAGAAACAAGAAGTTCTTGGCATATTTGAGTTTGCTAGGAGCACTCATTTGTTTTGGGATTGCTCACATGAACTCAGATGCTGCAGTAGATCGTCAAGCACCTAATAGTCTTATTTATTATCAAAATACAGATACAAATAGAGCATACTGGGCAACATATAATAAGTCGCTTGATGACTGGACCAAAGGATATCTAGGAGAAAACCCAGAACAAGCAGCTATGTACATAGGTAATGCTGCAGGTAGTAAGTATAATACTCCATATACCTATGCAAAGGAAACTGCTGTAATTGATTTGCCAGAAAGTACGGTGCAGCTAGATAAAGACACGCTGGTAGATGGGTTGAGGTACATGACACTTACAGTCACACCTAATCGTACTGTGCATCAAATGCGTATGTATACAGCTATAGAAACTCCTTTACAGCACATTTCTTGGAATGGTGTTGCTGTAAATGCAGATAGTACTGAGACGCTTTATAAGAAACGAGGTAGTAAAGGGATTTTGAGCTACTACAGAGGTAAAAATGACAAGCTGGAGTTTACATTTGCAGTGCCAGAAGGTGTGAGTCCTAAGTTTACGCTCAAGGAGTTCTCGTATGATTTATTAGAAAACCCAAAATTTACAGTTTCTGCGAGGCCTAATACTACGATGCCAAAACCATTTGTACCTAACGACGCGATCATAGTTGAGCGTACGATTGATATTGCTGAGTACGCTTTCGCGAAAGCAAAAAAAGATAGCATCAACGCTGGTGTAAAATAG
- a CDS encoding CAP domain-containing protein, giving the protein MKLISQTLYALVALCLLSACTSEESTEIDTLANLETTIEVENNIELAEEVLDVLNDYRASLGLSALQWHTDSENLAVGHSSYMVAQNAASHDNFYERAAILQENGADMVSENVAYGFRDAASVLEGWLNSPAHKQAIEGDYTHTGVGIVMTETGIPYYTQLFIR; this is encoded by the coding sequence ATGAAATTGATTAGCCAAACTTTATACGCACTAGTTGCGTTGTGCCTCCTAAGCGCGTGCACCAGCGAAGAATCTACAGAGATAGATACTCTTGCAAATTTAGAAACTACTATTGAAGTAGAAAATAACATTGAGCTTGCCGAAGAGGTACTTGATGTACTTAATGACTATAGGGCATCTCTAGGTCTATCTGCGCTACAGTGGCACACAGATTCAGAAAATCTTGCAGTAGGACACTCTAGTTATATGGTAGCTCAAAATGCTGCTAGTCACGATAATTTTTATGAGCGTGCTGCTATATTGCAAGAAAATGGGGCAGACATGGTGAGTGAGAATGTTGCTTACGGTTTTAGAGATGCAGCGTCAGTTCTAGAAGGATGGCTTAACAGTCCTGCTCATAAGCAAGCAATAGAAGGAGATTACACACACACAGGTGTAGGCATCGTCATGACAGAAACAGGAATACCATACTATACACAACTATTTATACGATAA
- a CDS encoding aldehyde dehydrogenase family protein, with protein MSTVAKDFGMDEALKILGISDINEGTSTGQKSFGNGDIIESYSPVDGQLIGKVKTTTKEDYEKVMTSATAAFKDFRTMPAPARGEMVRQFGNKLREVKEPLGKLVSYEMGKSYQEGLGEVQEMIDICDFAVGLSRQLHGLTMHSERPGHRMYEQYHPLGVVGIISAFNFPVAVWAWNTALAWVCGDVCVWKPSEKTPLCGVACQNIIAEVLKANDMPEGISCLINGDYKVGEMMTTDKRVPLISATGSTRMGKKVSATVGERLGTSLLELGGNNAIIVTPDADIKMTVIGAVFGAVGTAGQRCTSTRRLIIHESMYDKVKDAVVKAYGQLRIGNPLDENNHVGPLIDTDAVANYNSALERVVAEGGNLIVEGGVLSGEGYESGCYVKPAIAEASNDYEIVQHETFAPVLYLLKYKGDVMEALELQNGVAQGLSSAIMTNNLREAERFLSVAGSDCGIANVNIGTSGAEIGGAFGGEKDTGGGRESGSDAWKVYMRRQTNTINYTTELPLAQGIKFDL; from the coding sequence ATGAGCACAGTAGCAAAAGATTTTGGAATGGACGAAGCGCTTAAAATACTTGGCATTTCTGATATAAATGAAGGAACCTCTACAGGTCAAAAAAGTTTTGGTAATGGAGACATTATCGAGTCTTATTCTCCAGTAGATGGTCAATTAATAGGTAAAGTAAAGACTACCACAAAGGAAGATTACGAGAAAGTAATGACCTCTGCAACGGCAGCGTTTAAAGACTTTAGAACCATGCCAGCTCCAGCAAGAGGAGAAATGGTACGTCAGTTTGGAAACAAACTTCGTGAGGTAAAAGAGCCATTAGGTAAACTCGTTTCTTATGAGATGGGTAAATCATATCAAGAAGGACTAGGTGAAGTACAAGAGATGATAGACATCTGTGACTTTGCAGTGGGTCTTTCTCGACAGTTACACGGTCTTACTATGCACTCAGAACGTCCTGGTCACAGAATGTATGAGCAGTACCACCCGCTGGGTGTGGTAGGTATCATTTCGGCATTTAATTTTCCGGTAGCTGTTTGGGCTTGGAACACAGCGCTTGCTTGGGTTTGTGGAGATGTTTGTGTATGGAAGCCATCAGAAAAAACACCGCTTTGTGGTGTTGCTTGTCAAAACATTATTGCAGAGGTTCTTAAAGCTAACGATATGCCAGAAGGTATCTCATGCCTTATAAACGGAGATTACAAAGTAGGTGAGATGATGACTACAGATAAGCGCGTACCTCTTATCTCTGCTACCGGTTCTACTCGTATGGGTAAAAAGGTGTCTGCTACGGTAGGAGAACGTCTAGGAACGTCACTACTTGAGCTAGGGGGAAATAATGCAATCATTGTAACTCCAGACGCAGATATTAAAATGACAGTAATCGGTGCCGTTTTTGGTGCTGTAGGAACTGCTGGACAACGCTGTACATCTACTAGACGTCTTATTATACATGAGAGTATGTATGATAAAGTAAAAGACGCCGTAGTAAAAGCATATGGACAGTTACGCATAGGTAATCCTCTTGATGAAAATAATCACGTAGGACCATTAATTGATACAGATGCAGTTGCTAATTACAACAGCGCACTAGAACGTGTGGTTGCAGAAGGTGGTAACCTTATTGTAGAAGGTGGAGTCCTTAGTGGAGAAGGTTATGAGAGCGGTTGCTACGTAAAGCCAGCGATTGCAGAGGCTAGTAATGATTATGAGATTGTACAGCACGAGACTTTTGCTCCTGTATTATACTTATTAAAATACAAAGGAGATGTAATGGAAGCCTTAGAGCTTCAAAACGGCGTTGCACAAGGACTTTCGTCTGCTATTATGACAAATAATCTTCGCGAGGCAGAGCGTTTCTTAAGTGTTGCTGGATCAGATTGTGGTATTGCAAACGTAAACATAGGTACTTCTGGTGCAGAGATAGGTGGAGCCTTTGGAGGTGAGAAAGACACTGGAGGAGGCCGCGAGTCTGGATCTGATGCTTGGAAAGTATACATGAGAAGACAGACTAATACTATTAATTACACAACCGAGCTACCGCTTGCTCAAGGAATTAAATTTGATTTATAA
- a CDS encoding isoaspartyl peptidase/L-asparaginase family protein — translation MKKLVFSIISCFLIMSCDMPVKKENSKEVENTIPADQKFGLVIHGGAGTILKKNMTDSLEKAYRLKLEEATKAGHKILADGGTSMEAVTAAINIMEDSPLFNAGKGAVFTHDGTNELDASVMDGKTLNAGAISGVTTVKNPIDLAVAVMDKSEHVMLSAKGAEQFAQEQGLEIVDPSYFYTERRFQSLQKIIDKEKTQLDHDDDKKVVFMDPYIKDSKFGTVGCAALDKYGNLAAGTSTGGMTNKRYNRIGDAPIIGSGTYANNATCAVSSTGWGEFFIRAQVAHDISAMMEYKGVTLQEAASEVIQKKVPALGGDGGIVAIDKDGNVAMEFNTAGMYRAHMNATGDLDIKIYKNN, via the coding sequence ATGAAAAAATTAGTTTTTAGTATTATTTCATGTTTTTTAATCATGTCTTGCGACATGCCAGTTAAAAAAGAAAATTCTAAGGAAGTTGAAAATACTATCCCCGCAGATCAAAAATTTGGTCTTGTTATACATGGAGGAGCAGGTACTATTCTCAAAAAGAATATGACAGATTCACTAGAAAAAGCATATCGTCTTAAGCTAGAAGAAGCTACAAAGGCTGGTCATAAAATTCTAGCCGATGGTGGAACTAGTATGGAAGCCGTGACAGCAGCTATAAATATAATGGAAGACAGTCCTTTATTTAATGCAGGAAAAGGTGCTGTCTTTACACATGATGGTACAAATGAGCTTGACGCAAGTGTAATGGATGGTAAGACGCTTAATGCGGGAGCCATCTCTGGAGTAACAACAGTAAAAAATCCTATTGATCTTGCAGTAGCTGTTATGGATAAATCTGAGCATGTGATGTTAAGCGCAAAAGGAGCAGAGCAATTTGCACAAGAGCAAGGACTAGAAATTGTAGATCCTTCTTATTTCTATACAGAAAGACGCTTCCAATCTTTACAGAAAATAATAGATAAAGAAAAAACACAGCTCGACCACGATGATGATAAGAAGGTGGTATTTATGGATCCTTATATAAAGGACAGTAAATTTGGAACCGTAGGTTGTGCGGCGTTAGATAAATATGGTAACCTAGCTGCGGGAACTTCTACAGGAGGAATGACTAATAAACGTTACAATCGTATAGGTGATGCTCCTATTATAGGTTCTGGTACGTATGCAAATAATGCTACGTGTGCAGTAAGTAGTACAGGATGGGGAGAATTTTTTATACGAGCACAGGTGGCTCACGATATTTCGGCAATGATGGAATATAAAGGAGTAACACTTCAAGAAGCGGCTAGCGAAGTTATCCAGAAGAAAGTTCCAGCTTTAGGAGGCGATGGAGGTATTGTAGCGATAGACAAAGACGGTAACGTTGCGATGGAATTTAACACTGCAGGAATGTACCGTGCTCATATGAATGCTACCGGAGATCTAGACATTAAGATTTATAAGAATAATTAA
- a CDS encoding GNAT family N-acetyltransferase → MTYHIETEHLILREVRIEDTGGVYLLDSNPIVHEYLGKNPITCMGKARTYVDYIRMQYETYGIGRWAAIEKSTGNWIGWTGLKYNFEKEMNGHTNFYDIGYRFMPEYWGKGYATESSIAARDYFFEYFPNTKLCGMAELGNKASCRVLEKIGLERKNNFIYEAQQVELAWFEKMP, encoded by the coding sequence ATGACCTACCACATAGAAACAGAACATCTCATCTTACGCGAGGTTCGTATAGAAGATACAGGAGGTGTGTATCTTCTAGATAGCAATCCAATAGTACATGAATATTTAGGCAAAAACCCTATTACATGTATGGGAAAGGCGCGAACGTATGTAGATTACATTCGTATGCAATATGAAACCTACGGTATAGGTCGCTGGGCAGCGATAGAGAAAAGCACAGGAAATTGGATAGGGTGGACGGGACTCAAATATAACTTTGAAAAAGAAATGAATGGCCACACTAATTTTTATGATATAGGCTATCGTTTTATGCCTGAGTATTGGGGTAAAGGTTATGCAACCGAATCTTCAATTGCGGCAAGAGATTACTTTTTTGAATATTTTCCAAATACAAAACTCTGCGGCATGGCAGAGTTAGGGAATAAAGCATCTTGCAGAGTACTAGAGAAGATAGGCCTCGAGCGCAAGAATAATTTTATATATGAAGCTCAGCAAGTAGAACTTGCTTGGTTTGAAAAAATGCCATAA
- a CDS encoding 3-hydroxyanthranilate 3,4-dioxygenase: protein MAIQQPFNLNKWIEENRDLLKPPVGNKNLYKDAGDYIVMIVGGPNARKDYHYNETEELFFQIEGTIEVHVQDEGVKRTMHLGPGDMYLHPAGVPHSPVRHENSIGLVIERKRVDLDGKDGLLWFCDNCNHKLYEVFFKLNDIEKDFLGHFKDFYGSKEHRTCNNCGTVMEVDERFTTD from the coding sequence ATGGCAATTCAACAACCGTTTAATTTAAATAAGTGGATTGAGGAAAATAGAGATCTCCTCAAGCCACCCGTAGGCAATAAGAACTTATATAAAGATGCTGGTGATTATATTGTGATGATTGTAGGCGGCCCAAATGCGCGTAAAGACTACCACTACAATGAGACCGAAGAACTATTTTTTCAAATAGAAGGTACTATTGAGGTACACGTACAAGATGAGGGAGTAAAGCGCACTATGCACCTAGGTCCTGGTGATATGTATTTACATCCCGCTGGTGTACCACACTCACCTGTTAGGCATGAAAACTCTATAGGTCTGGTGATAGAACGCAAGCGAGTAGACCTTGATGGAAAAGATGGATTATTATGGTTCTGCGATAACTGTAATCATAAATTATATGAGGTATTCTTTAAGCTTAATGATATTGAAAAAGACTTTTTAGGACACTTTAAAGATTTCTATGGAAGCAAAGAACATAGAACTTGTAATAACTGTGGGACTGTCATGGAAGTAGATGAGCGATTTACTACGGATTAG
- a CDS encoding OmpA family protein, translating into MSKKTGYLLGMLLTIVICMILAWIFCCNTTGNSDLQNNQRETTIDNPPAVAAPEVATSMAFNLKGPDGNFAFNSNDNFNFNTSSFSILPPISGKVTDGVGELKAYFETAGNEDKMMDITGYYDSGEKNTSAFADLGLARSNSVKNYFVDQGIPSSRINTYGELRASLVPDGNVYKGPIEYRIFNQANGDLDATNTALQNIENSLRADPLVLYFDYGEASVTLSEKQRLQIGDISRYLDKKEGATITVEGHTDSQGSLTTNDRLGLERAEFAKAYLANNGIPGSKIKTVSKGERSPIETNDTEEGRNKNRRAVITLN; encoded by the coding sequence ATGAGTAAGAAAACGGGATACCTCCTAGGTATGCTGCTTACGATTGTTATTTGTATGATTCTCGCATGGATTTTTTGCTGCAATACCACTGGAAATAGTGATTTGCAAAACAACCAAAGAGAAACAACTATTGACAATCCTCCTGCAGTAGCTGCTCCAGAAGTAGCAACCTCAATGGCCTTTAACCTTAAAGGACCTGACGGTAATTTTGCCTTCAACAGCAATGACAACTTTAACTTCAACACTTCATCATTTTCAATATTACCTCCTATTTCTGGAAAGGTGACAGATGGCGTAGGTGAACTCAAAGCATACTTTGAGACTGCCGGTAATGAAGATAAGATGATGGATATCACAGGATATTATGATAGTGGAGAAAAAAACACCTCAGCATTTGCAGATCTTGGACTTGCGAGATCAAATTCGGTAAAAAACTATTTTGTTGATCAAGGAATTCCTTCTAGCCGTATTAATACGTATGGAGAGCTACGCGCATCACTAGTTCCTGATGGCAACGTTTACAAAGGTCCTATAGAATACAGGATCTTTAATCAGGCAAATGGAGATCTTGATGCTACTAACACGGCACTACAAAACATAGAGAATAGCCTAAGAGCAGACCCACTAGTATTGTACTTCGATTATGGAGAAGCCTCTGTAACACTAAGCGAGAAACAACGCTTACAAATAGGAGACATAAGCCGCTATCTAGATAAAAAAGAAGGTGCAACCATCACTGTTGAAGGTCACACAGACAGTCAAGGTAGCCTCACAACTAACGATAGATTAGGATTAGAAAGAGCAGAATTTGCAAAGGCATACCTCGCAAACAACGGTATTCCAGGATCAAAAATCAAAACAGTTTCAAAGGGAGAGCGCAGCCCTATTGAAACAAATGATACCGAGGAAGGACGCAATAAAAACAGACGCGCAGTCATCACACTAAACTAA